A genomic segment from Alistipes senegalensis JC50 encodes:
- a CDS encoding DUF5017 domain-containing protein: MKRTMKYLLLFSAFAVLTTGCRKNLDDVDDVHFDVSLEAETFKVGEPVRFHFSGNPDFIIFYSGEKGNDYAYKDTDRITDSEMTFSFSTTTTAGTAGNPNPSHVPVCYSTDFSGEYTEEAVRAATWIDITDRFTMPTDTGITALLSGDVNVTEYFSDPETPLYFSFHWVVEPYDAAIKNGRTQWNIQATKFNGIAGESVSTLYDFADIHWQLVQAASFEGATSLPDINASRILFRSEFQPTVSRECWAVSGPIYRMDQINDGPDFGVGIKAMAEASLSSYAYTYTEPGDYEIAFVAANANVYGRKEVIRKVSVRIIEDEGGITPPQPGEWNQ; the protein is encoded by the coding sequence ATGAAACGAACAATGAAATATCTTCTGTTGTTTTCGGCATTCGCCGTGCTGACGACCGGATGCCGCAAGAACCTCGACGACGTAGACGACGTGCACTTCGACGTATCGCTCGAAGCCGAAACCTTCAAGGTCGGCGAACCCGTCCGGTTCCATTTCAGCGGCAACCCCGACTTCATCATCTTCTACTCGGGCGAGAAGGGCAACGACTACGCCTACAAGGATACCGACCGGATCACGGACAGCGAGATGACCTTCTCCTTCTCCACGACGACCACCGCAGGAACGGCCGGAAACCCCAATCCCTCGCATGTCCCGGTCTGCTATTCCACCGACTTCTCGGGAGAATACACCGAAGAGGCCGTGCGGGCCGCCACGTGGATCGACATCACCGACCGTTTCACGATGCCGACCGACACCGGGATAACCGCTCTGCTGTCGGGCGACGTGAATGTCACCGAATACTTCTCCGACCCGGAAACCCCGCTCTATTTCAGTTTCCACTGGGTAGTCGAACCCTACGACGCCGCGATAAAGAACGGCCGCACGCAATGGAACATCCAGGCGACGAAGTTCAACGGCATAGCCGGAGAGTCGGTCTCCACGCTCTACGATTTCGCCGACATACATTGGCAGCTCGTGCAGGCGGCCTCGTTCGAAGGAGCCACTTCGCTGCCCGACATCAACGCTTCGCGCATCCTTTTCCGCAGCGAGTTCCAGCCCACGGTCTCCCGCGAATGCTGGGCCGTCAGCGGACCCATCTACCGAATGGACCAGATCAACGACGGTCCCGATTTCGGCGTCGGCATCAAGGCGATGGCCGAGGCTTCGCTGAGCAGCTACGCCTACACCTACACCGAACCGGGCGACTATGAAATCGCCTTCGTGGCGGCCAACGCCAACGTCTACGGCCGCAAGGAGGTCATCCGAAAGGTCTCGGTGCGGATTATCGAGGACGAAGGCGGCATCACGCCGCCGCAGCCCGGAGAGTGGAACCAATAA